From Pagrus major chromosome 9, Pma_NU_1.0, the proteins below share one genomic window:
- the LOC141002202 gene encoding putative methyltransferase DDB_G0268948 produces the protein MTYRLFEGKEHASLYQMYRFTPPDEVKNIILQYLDKKKGQPHVLAVDLGCGTGQNTRVMAPHFQQVVGIDISECQLEEARAVPGYSNITYRQGTAEDLPFPDGSVDLLTAASAAHWFDQLRFLAEASRVLKPRGCMALLCFSLDNARLHFQDCGERLDHIYKEMIQVLSPYTSSPVAVSEGKLEELYSAIPFPDKERVEGIWVKLTISVRNLMGFSKSLSMFQAYKKKDPQMAEDLLLDTQKRFLEEMGVTSPDTKMELEMEYYCVLASKPQ, from the exons ATGACATACCGACTGTTTGAGGGAAAGGAGCATGCCTCACTCTACCAAATGTATCGATTTACGCCTCCAGATGAGGTCAAGAACATTATTCTTCAATACCTAGATAAAAAG AAGGGGCAGCCGCATGTGCTGGCCGTGGATCTGGGATGTGGGACGGGTCAGAATACGCGGGTGATGGCGCCGCACTTCCAGCAAGTGGTGGGCATCGACATCAGTGAGTGTCAACTGGAAGAGGCCAGGGCCGTGCCAGGGTACTCTAACATCACGTACAG GCAGGGTACGGCAGAGGACCTCCCTTTTCCAGATGGCTCTGTTGACTTGCTGACAGCAGCATCTGCAGCTCACTGGTTTGATCAGTTGAGGTTCCTGGCCGAGGCAAGTCGAGTTTTAAAACCCCGGGGTTGCATGGCTCTGCTGTGCTTTAGTCTTGATAATGCCAGACTTCACTTCCAGGACTGTGGAGAACGACTGGATCACATCTATAAAGAG ATGATACAGGTGCTGTCACCATACACCAGCAGTCCAGTGGCTGTATCTGAGGGTAAGCTGGAAGAGCTCTACTCAGCCATCCCTTTTCCAGATAAAGAAAG GGTCGAGGGCATTTGGGTGAAATTGACGATCTCTGTGAGGAACCTGATGGGTTTCAGCAAGTCCTTATCCATGTTCCAAGCTTACAAGAAGAAAGATCCCCAGATGGCTGAAGACTTGCTGCTAGACACTCAGaagag GTTTCTAGAGGAGATGGGAGTCACGTCTCCTGATACTAAAATGGAGCTGGAAATGGAATATTACTGCGTCCTGGCATCAAAACCACAATAA
- the LOC141002007 gene encoding olfactory receptor 6N2-like, translating into MENTTRPPYFNLTMFVYIGNYRYPTFVLCLLLHALIISANLVIILVISREKTLHEPMYIFIMCLSINSLWGSAGFFFRFFKDLLSDTHLIPRSACLFQIYVIYTYASYELTLLGIMAYDRYVAVCQPLHYHNKVTSKLVSKLVAFAWIVPAFLVAACVYLASRLPLCGNKIPKIFCANWPVVKLSCVSTVINNLVGMLATVSTVFLPLAFVLYTYARIYLVCRKRSSEFRGKVIQSCLPHVITFVNYSITVFCDIALSRIDLEDLNPFLAVILSLEFVVIPPIVNPLVYGLKLPEIRKLILRMLSFSNLTNK; encoded by the coding sequence ATGGAAAACACTACTCGTCCACCTTATTTTAACCTCACCATGTTCGTTTACATAGGCAACTACCGCTACCCAACATTTgtcttgtgtttgctgttgcaTGCTTTAATTATCTCAGCTAATCTTGTCATAATATTGGTAATATCACGAGAGAAAACTTTACATGAGCCCatgtatattttcattatgtGTCTTTCTATTAACTCTCTGTGGGGCTCCGCTGGCTTCTTCTTCAGATTTTTCAAAGACCTTCTGTCTGACACTCATTTGATCCCAcgatcagcttgtttatttcagATCTATGTCATTTACACCTATGCATCCTATGAGCTCACCCTCTTGGGCATTATGGCATATGATCGGTATGTTGCTGTGTGTCAACCTCTACATTACCACAACAAAGTAACTTCCAAGCTGGTCTCTAAGCTGGTCGCCTTTGCATGGATCGTTCCAGCCTTTCTTGTTGCAGCCTGTGTTTATCTGGCCTCCAGACTTCCACTGTGTGGCAATAAGATACCCAAGATATTCTGTGCCAACTGGCCTGTTGTAAAACTGTCATGTGTCTCCACTGTGATTAATAACCTTGTTGGCATGTTAGCAACTGTAAGCACAGTCTTTCTGCCTCTGGCTTTTGTCTTGTATACATATGCACGCATTTATCTTGTTTGTAGGAAACGCTCCTCAGAATTCAGGGGCAAAGTCATACAAAGCTGTCTGCCACACGTTATTACATTTGTCAATTATTCCATCACTGTGTTTTGTGATATTGCTCTCAGCAGAATTGATCTTGAGGATCTGAATCCATTCCTAGCTGTTATTTTGTCACTTGAGTTTGTTGTGATTCCTCCCATTGTGAATCCTCTCGTGTACGGCCTGAAGCTACCAGAAATCAGAAAACTTATTTTAAGAATGTTGTCATTCTCAAATCtgacaaacaaataa
- the LOC141002201 gene encoding putative methyltransferase DDB_G0268948 — MTHRLFEGKEHASSYWKYRISPDHLIQQMLDFLEKQKGRPFELAVDVGCGSGQGTVLLAKHFASVVGTDVSPAQVEMALQYAKEPNITYRQCVAEELPFADGSVDLMTAMSAFHWFDRPCFLQEAHRVLKARGCLALLNYTIDMELSYHDCCSYTLNQVCKEFYAALQPYRSAHLGASSIELYREAFGSIPYPDKEWHECVWVKKPMPLSSYMGLVESFSSYQALLREDPQKATRLSQDICHRLMSIMKVTSAETEVVVAVKYFYLLACKPQEA, encoded by the exons ATGACTCACCGTCTGTTTGAAGGCAAAGAGCATGCATCTTCCTACTGGAAATACAGGATCTCTCCAGATCATCTAATACAACAGATGCTTGACTTCCTAGAAAAACAG AAAGGTCGTCCCTTTGAGTTGGCAGTAGATGTGGGTTGCGGCTCAGGACAGGGCACGGTGCTGCTGGCCAAACACTTTGCCTCTGTGGTGGGGACAGATGTCAGTCCTGCTCAGGTGGAAATGGCTTTGCAGTACGCCAAAGAGCCGAATATAACATACAG ACAGTGTGTGGCTGAGGAGCTGCCATTTGCCGACGGCTCGGTGGACTTGATGACAGCCATGTCTGCCTTCCACTGGTTCGACCGACCGTGCTTTCTCCAGGAGGCCCACAGAGTCCTGAAGGCCCGCGGCTGCTTGGCTCTGCTCAACTACACCATTGACATGGAGCTCAGCTACCACGACTGCTGCTCATACACACTCAACCAAGTCTGCAAAGAG ttttatgcaGCCTTGCAGCCGTACCGCAGTGCCCACCTCGGAGCCAGCTCTATTGAGTTATACAGAGAGGCCTTTGGATCCATCCCTTATCCTGACAAGGAGTG gcacgagtgtgtgtgggtTAAAAAGCCCATGCCTTTGTCCAGCTACATGGGTTTGGTGGAGTCTTTCTCGAGCTATCAGGCTCTGCTGAGAGAAGACCCGCAGAAAGCCACCAGACTCTCCCAGGACATCTGTCACAG GTTGATGTCCATAATGAAGGTGACCtctgcagagacagaggtggtggtggctgtCAAGTATTTCTACCTCCTGGCCTGCAAACCACAGGAAGCCTGA
- the LOC141002006 gene encoding olfactory receptor 6N2-like, translated as MENTTRPPYFNLTMFINIGNYRYPTFVLCLLLHALIISANLVIILVISREKTLHEPMYIFIMCLSINSLWGSAGFFFRFFKDLLSDTHLIPRSACLFQIYVIYTYASYELTLLGIMAYDRYVAVCQPLHYHNKLTSKLVSKLVAFAWIIPAFLVAACVYLASRLPLCGNKIPKIFCANWPVVKLSCVSTVINNLVGMLVTVSTVFLPLAFVLYTYARIFLVCRKRSSEFRGKVIQSCLPHVITFVNYSITVFCDIALSRIDLEDLNPFLAVILSLEFVVIPPIVNPLVYGLKLPEIRKLILRMLSCSNLTNK; from the coding sequence ATGGAAAACACTACTCGTCCACCTTATTTTAACCTCACCATGTTCATTAACATAGGCAACTACCGCTACCCAACATTTgtcttgtgtttgctgttgcaTGCTTTAATTATCTCAGCTAATCTTGTCATAATATTGGTAATATCACGAGAGAAAACTTTACATGAGCCCatgtatattttcattatgtGTCTTTCTATTAACTCTCTGTGGGGCTCCGCTGGCTTCTTCTTCAGATTTTTCAAAGACCTTCTGTCTGACACTCATTTGATCCCAcgatcagcttgtttatttcagATCTATGTCATTTACACCTATGCATCCTATGAGCTCACCCTCTTAGGCATTATGGCATATGATCGGTATGTTGCTGTGTGTCAACCTCTACATTACCACAACAAATTAACTTCCAAGCTGGTCTCTAAGCTGGTCGCCTTTGCGTGGATCATTCCAGCCTTTCTTGTTGCAGCCTGTGTTTATCTGGCCTCCAGACTTCCACTGTGTGGCAATAAGATACCAAAGATATTCTGTGCCAACTGGCctgttgtaaaactttcatgtGTCTCCACTGTGATTAATAACCTTGTTGGCATGTTAGTAACCGTAAGCACAGTCTTTCTGCCCCTGGCTTTTGTCTTGTATACATATGCAcgcatttttcttgtttgtagGAAACGCTCTTCAGAATTCAGGGGCAAAGTCATACAAAGCTGTCTGCCACACGTTATTACATTTGTCAATTATTCCATCACTGTGTTTTGTGATATTGCTCTCAGCAGAATTGATCTTGAGGATCTGAATCCATTCCTAGCTGTTATTTTGTCACTCGAGTTTGTTGTGATTCCTCCCATTGTGAATCCTCTCGTGTACGGCCTGAAGCTACCAGAAATCAGAAAACTTATTCTAAGAATGTTATCATGCTCAAATctgacaaacaaatga